Proteins found in one Labeo rohita strain BAU-BD-2019 chromosome 11, IGBB_LRoh.1.0, whole genome shotgun sequence genomic segment:
- the sox12 gene encoding transcription factor SOX-12 yields the protein MTLGNLLNRSQSCIMVQQRTHKYSSVMDGNSTREVFVGLAAEDDAEVFGHVPSNKDPNWCKTPTGHIKRPMNAFMVWSQIERRKIMEQWPDMHNAEISKRLGKRWKLLPDYEKIPFIKEAERLRLKHMADYPDYKYRPRKKSKCSTPVKLGEKLPMKSSKPHSGRSAGLSCKGLKIKPASNKPKMNFNGNKYKSYSESVSDDDTMDVNIESPVALRDDRNPSSHFVLHQQATVPSEDQQPVPELRVKVPISQTSSLSSDNECQALPESTASEPRGSTSGRSSTPTSTSSSSLVSSACSDEELDEELLHIISNSMPMDCSALDKDFEAFHANSGSHFDFPDYCTPEVNEMISGDLLVPSISDLVFTY from the coding sequence ATGACTCTAGGGAACCTACTGAATAGATCTCAGAGTTGCATCATGGTTCAGCAAAGGACCCACAAATACTCGTCAGTCATGGATGGCAATTCTACCAGAGAGGTCTTCGTGGGACTGGCGGCAGAGGACGACGCTGAGGTGTTTGGACATGTACCTTCTAACAAAGACCCCAACTGGTGCAAAACTCCAACGGGGCACATCAAGAGACCAATGAACGCTTTCATGGTCTGGTCCCAGATTGAGAGACGGAAGATCATGGAGCAGTGGCCTGACATGCACAACGCTGAGATTTCAAAGCGCCTTGGAAAGCGCTGGAAACTACTGCCCGATTACGAGAAGATACCCTTCATCAAAGAGGCTGAAAGGCTGCGTCTAAAGCACATGGCTGACTATCCTGACTACAAGTACCGACCCAGGAAGAAGAGCAAGTGCTCCACCCCTGTGAAACTTGGAGAGAAGTTGCCTATGAAATCCAGCAAGCCCCATTCAGGAAGATCAGCCGGGCTGTCCTGCAAAGGGCTAAAGATCAAACCCGCTTccaacaagcccaaaatgaacTTTAACGGCAATAAATACAAGAGCTACAGCGAGAGCGTGAGCGATGATGACACAATGGATGTAAACATAGAAAGTCCAGTGGCTCTGCGAGACGATCGCAACCCGTCAAGTCACTTTGTCCTTCACCAGCAGGCCACTGTTCCCTCTGAGGACCAGCAACCAGTTCCTGAGCTCAGAGTGAAAGTGCCCATCTCTCAAACCAGCAGTCTCTCCTCGGACAACGAGTGCCAGGCTCTCCCGGAGTCCACGGCGAGCGAGCCACGAGGGTCGACGTCTGGAAGATCCTCCACGCCGACCTCGACCAGCTCCTCCTCTTTGGTGTCGTCAGCGTGTTCGGATGAGGAACTGGACGAGGAACTCTTGCATATCATTTCCAACAGTATGCCTATGGACTGCTCCGCTCTGGACAAGGACTTCGAAGCATTTCATGCTAACTCAGGATCCCATTTTGACTTTCCAGATTACTGCACTCCAGAGGTGAACGAAATGATTTCTGGGGACTTGCTCGTGCCCAGCATTTCAGACCTAGTGTTCACCTACTAA